The following are encoded in a window of Sutcliffiella horikoshii genomic DNA:
- a CDS encoding Gfo/Idh/MocA family protein: MKKIYKVGVVGLGVVGQRLISAFHKNENIQIAAVCDYNKNLAKETALEYGNIAYFSDYNELMQQNEIDFVYVAVPPAVHYDVVMSAFQHKKHVLCEKPLANSEEEAEAMVRLAEESGLIHAMHFPLVYEKAFATIEDLISKNSFGKIKRITLKMHFDQWPRPWQQTNWINSRKQGGFIREISPHYLQMILHFFGPVKEVKSYVDYPFDSQLSEQAVIAMLTLENEARVLIDGLVGQAENEEISFTIHGENQSLSLINWRKVKLANKGKEWVEIMDSELVNSKGSLVEHFVKRLNNEQAVLVDFEEGLQVQRVLEQLIR; the protein is encoded by the coding sequence TTGAAAAAAATATATAAAGTTGGAGTAGTTGGGCTAGGGGTTGTGGGCCAGCGGCTAATTTCAGCATTCCATAAAAACGAAAATATTCAAATCGCCGCAGTGTGCGACTATAATAAAAATTTAGCAAAAGAAACAGCCCTTGAATACGGGAATATTGCTTACTTTTCTGATTACAATGAACTCATGCAACAAAATGAAATCGATTTTGTCTATGTCGCGGTGCCACCAGCTGTTCATTACGATGTTGTAATGTCCGCTTTTCAACACAAAAAACATGTACTTTGTGAAAAACCACTTGCCAATTCTGAGGAAGAAGCAGAAGCTATGGTACGCCTTGCAGAAGAATCTGGTTTAATACATGCGATGCATTTTCCTCTTGTATATGAAAAAGCATTTGCAACGATAGAAGATCTTATCAGCAAAAACTCATTTGGAAAAATAAAGCGCATTACCTTAAAGATGCACTTCGATCAGTGGCCAAGACCTTGGCAACAAACAAATTGGATAAATTCTAGGAAACAAGGGGGATTCATCAGGGAAATCTCCCCACACTATCTTCAAATGATCCTCCATTTTTTCGGTCCTGTGAAAGAAGTCAAAAGTTATGTGGATTACCCTTTCGATTCTCAGTTGAGCGAGCAAGCTGTTATTGCCATGCTTACTCTTGAAAATGAAGCGCGTGTTCTGATTGATGGACTTGTAGGGCAAGCGGAAAATGAAGAAATTTCCTTTACTATACATGGGGAAAATCAGAGCCTTTCATTAATTAACTGGAGAAAGGTCAAATTGGCCAACAAAGGAAAAGAATGGGTAGAGATTATGGATTCAGAGTTAGTTAACTCAAAAGGTAGCTTGGTCGAACATTTTGTTAAAAGATTAAATAATGAACAAGCGGTTCTTGTCGATTTTGAAGAAGGTTTACAGGTTCAACGTGTGTTAGAACAACTGATACGATAA
- a CDS encoding IS3 family transposase (programmed frameshift), translating into MSKKDNSFDIKINVIRAWENRTHTITDLAHINNVSPSTIYNWIDRYESLGENGLYPVSNEYSKEFKLKVVQEYLKGGYSQKELVRKYEISGKSVLQKWIKNYNSHRELKDTSKGRKFTMTNKRKTTLNERIEIVHYYLENGLDFHKAAETFQVSYQQVYQWVKKYENGGEEALQDKRGRKKEEVELSPEQKIQREMQRLERENERLRAENAFPKKVRGDRKEAKISQVRHEEKYLAIQELEQEEGFSIVMLCDIAEIARSAYYKWLKREPSKRERESEKLMKEITTLFEKVKGIYGYRRVTMTLNRRLGTSYNHKRIYRLMRVLGIQSIIRRKKSRYKKATPNHIAKNLLNREFQAEKPNEKWVTDVTEFKFGKATKAYLSAIRDLYDGAIISYVLGLKNNNQLVFKTLDQATTMLNGEQPLLHSDRGFQYTHLEFKRKIDKANMTHSMSRVGRCIDNGPIESFWGTLKCEKYYLEKYETFDDLEEAIDEYIQFYNHDRYQKRLNGLSPLEYRAKTA; encoded by the exons ATGTCAAAAAAAGATAACTCTTTCGATATCAAAATCAACGTCATACGGGCTTGGGAAAATAGAACGCACACAATTACAGATTTAGCCCATATAAATAACGTTAGTCCATCCACAATATATAATTGGATAGATAGATATGAAAGTCTGGGGGAGAACGGTTTATACCCTGTCTCGAATGAATATTCTAAGGAATTTAAGCTTAAGGTAGTCCAGGAATACCTTAAGGGGGGGTACTCTCAAAAAGAACTTGTTAGGAAGTATGAAATTTCAGGTAAATCTGTCCTCCAAAAATGGATTAAGAATTATAATAGTCATAGAGAGCTAAAGGATACTTCAAAAGGAAGGAAGTTCACTATGACTAACAAAAGAAAAACTACCTTAAATGAACGAATAGAGATTGTGCACTATTATCTTGAGAACGGCTTGGATTTTCATAAGGCAGCTGAGACCTTTCAGGTCTCTTACCAACAAGTATATCAATGGGTAAAAAAGTATGAGAATGGTGGCGAAGAAGCCCTCCAAGATAAACGTGGGCGGAAGAAGGAAGAAGTGGAACTTTCTCCTGAACAGAAAATACAGCGAGAGATGCAGAGGCTTGAAAGGGAAAATGAACGATTGCGAGCTGAGAACGCATTTC CTAAAAAAGTTAGAGGAGATCGAAAGGAGGCAAAAATAAGTCAGGTACGCCATGAGGAGAAATATTTAGCTATTCAGGAACTAGAACAGGAAGAAGGATTTTCTATCGTGATGCTCTGTGACATTGCGGAGATTGCCCGGTCTGCCTATTACAAATGGTTGAAGCGCGAGCCTTCAAAACGTGAACGGGAAAGTGAAAAATTAATGAAAGAGATTACTACTTTATTCGAAAAAGTGAAGGGGATTTATGGTTATCGAAGAGTGACCATGACTTTGAATAGAAGGTTAGGAACATCTTATAACCATAAACGAATCTATAGATTAATGCGTGTTTTAGGAATTCAAAGTATTATTCGAAGAAAAAAGAGCCGCTATAAAAAAGCGACCCCTAATCATATTGCCAAAAACTTGTTAAACCGGGAATTCCAAGCGGAAAAGCCGAATGAAAAGTGGGTGACGGACGTTACAGAGTTTAAGTTCGGTAAGGCCACAAAAGCTTATTTGAGTGCCATTCGAGATTTATATGATGGAGCTATTATTAGTTATGTTTTAGGACTTAAAAATAACAATCAGCTAGTGTTTAAAACCTTGGATCAAGCAACTACCATGTTGAATGGTGAACAGCCGCTTTTACATAGTGATCGAGGGTTTCAATATACCCACCTTGAATTCAAAAGAAAAATTGACAAAGCAAACATGACTCATAGTATGTCCCGAGTTGGACGGTGTATAGATAATGGTCCAATAGAGTCTTTTTGGGGGACATTGAAATGCGAAAAGTATTATTTGGAGAAATATGAAACGTTCGACGATCTTGAAGAGGCGATTGATGAGTACATTCAATTTTATAATCATGACCGCTATCAAAAACGTTTAAACGGCCTTAGCCCGTTAGAATACAGGGCTAAGACAGCTTAG
- a CDS encoding DEAD/DEAH box helicase, protein MKTIQYINEWKKALQAEIQHLKKFGSTKYLINNGHLISSDKGFTYFFETYTPVRIPVGSLVKVEWGGIKTEGKILSSEGKNVIVSFEQSLGDMITEAYLFHDPWELLDQLFQRLDELKESKKKRSRINRLMHPDMKPKHPTDIIKSSVHELILRSKYNPVTYVWGPPGTGKTYTLARVAANKYFKKKKVLLLSHSNQSVDVLMREISIFLSKQERNREGDVLRYGSHNSDILANLPAITTSQLLQNRDPLLANDRDQLMEERKYLKNDLSKSFSKRDSESLLKLETKVARILEKIRQKEVDFLEEASIIGTTLAKAALDPAIYEKDYDVVIVDEASMAYVPQSAFAASLAKHIIICGDFKQLPPIASARHELVDKWLKEDVFHRTGVADNVHSSQLHPHLFLLKEQRRMHPDISAFTNKYIYHSLVGDHSSVKKNRQDITRQQPFPDQASVLLNTSYTGEHAFIEKSSRSRINLWHLLQSFQLIHEAYLEGGRSIGYISPYRAQAQWMDILLQDIYGAEMETAEIVSATVHRFQGSEQDTIIFDSVDSYPLERPGMLLVGKESERLINVAITRSKGKFIHVCDSKFMKQKVSYNKVIRKLVEYQESSQFHVQPFEIGTWIKHHHPKVQWMHARKWDRVLEDMKLSNTTITIGLRDRNALPKEWESNLTKWKKRVSIITEEVTFPFIMIDNHILWLGVPVEATTNTKPPFVSVRMESLAICREICHQFGL, encoded by the coding sequence ATGAAGACAATCCAATATATCAACGAATGGAAAAAGGCATTACAGGCTGAAATACAACACTTAAAAAAATTTGGGAGCACCAAATACCTGATAAATAACGGACATCTTATCTCAAGTGATAAAGGGTTTACTTACTTTTTTGAAACCTATACTCCCGTAAGGATTCCTGTAGGTTCGCTAGTGAAAGTGGAATGGGGAGGAATCAAAACGGAAGGGAAAATTCTCTCATCAGAAGGAAAGAATGTTATTGTTTCCTTTGAACAATCGCTCGGAGATATGATAACAGAAGCGTATCTTTTTCATGATCCGTGGGAGCTTTTAGATCAGCTTTTTCAAAGGCTTGATGAATTGAAAGAAAGTAAGAAAAAAAGAAGCCGCATTAATAGATTGATGCATCCTGACATGAAGCCAAAGCACCCTACCGACATTATTAAAAGTAGTGTACATGAATTGATTCTCCGTTCAAAATACAATCCTGTAACGTATGTTTGGGGGCCACCTGGAACCGGAAAAACCTATACTTTGGCAAGGGTTGCAGCTAACAAATATTTTAAAAAGAAGAAAGTTTTGCTCTTATCTCACAGTAACCAGTCTGTAGATGTATTGATGCGAGAAATTTCAATTTTTCTTTCTAAGCAAGAACGCAATAGAGAAGGTGATGTATTGAGGTATGGGTCACATAATAGTGACATATTAGCCAACCTCCCAGCCATTACAACTTCACAACTACTACAAAACCGTGATCCATTACTTGCTAATGACAGAGATCAGCTGATGGAAGAACGGAAATATTTAAAAAACGATTTATCTAAATCCTTTAGTAAAAGGGATTCGGAATCGTTGCTCAAACTTGAAACAAAAGTAGCTAGAATACTGGAGAAGATAAGGCAAAAAGAAGTGGATTTTCTAGAAGAAGCGTCCATCATTGGCACTACGCTCGCTAAAGCCGCATTGGATCCTGCCATTTATGAAAAAGATTATGACGTGGTCATTGTGGATGAGGCTAGTATGGCGTATGTACCTCAATCTGCTTTTGCAGCCTCACTTGCCAAACATATCATCATTTGCGGTGATTTCAAACAACTACCGCCTATTGCTTCAGCAAGACATGAGTTAGTAGACAAGTGGTTAAAAGAAGATGTGTTCCATCGTACAGGAGTAGCAGACAACGTTCATTCCTCCCAATTGCATCCTCATTTATTCCTATTAAAAGAACAACGGAGAATGCACCCTGATATTTCGGCATTTACAAACAAATATATTTATCACTCCCTTGTAGGAGACCATTCAAGTGTGAAAAAGAATAGGCAAGACATTACGAGGCAGCAACCATTCCCTGATCAAGCTTCCGTTTTGCTTAATACGAGCTATACCGGAGAGCATGCATTCATTGAAAAAAGCAGCAGGTCCCGAATTAACTTGTGGCATCTCCTACAATCTTTTCAACTAATACATGAAGCATATTTAGAAGGTGGAAGATCTATCGGTTATATTTCTCCATACCGAGCGCAGGCACAGTGGATGGATATATTGCTGCAAGACATTTATGGAGCTGAAATGGAAACAGCTGAGATTGTATCTGCAACGGTCCACCGTTTTCAAGGAAGTGAGCAGGATACTATCATATTTGATTCTGTCGATAGCTACCCTTTGGAGAGACCGGGAATGTTGTTAGTCGGAAAAGAAAGTGAACGCCTGATAAATGTTGCAATCACAAGATCTAAGGGTAAGTTCATTCACGTCTGTGACAGTAAATTTATGAAGCAGAAGGTATCTTACAATAAGGTTATTAGGAAATTGGTGGAGTATCAAGAATCGTCGCAGTTTCATGTACAACCATTTGAAATTGGTACATGGATTAAGCATCACCATCCTAAGGTTCAATGGATGCATGCTAGAAAATGGGATAGAGTGTTGGAAGACATGAAGCTCTCCAACACAACAATCACCATAGGCTTAAGAGACCGAAATGCCCTTCCTAAAGAATGGGAAAGCAACCTAACCAAGTGGAAGAAAAGGGTATCCATCATTACAGAGGAAGTAACGTTTCCTTTTATCATGATCGACAATCACATACTTTGGCTTGGAGTGCCTGTAGAGGCAACCACAAACACAAAACCACCCTTTGTAAGTGTTAGGATGGAGTCACTGGCCATATGCAGGGAAATTTGTCATCAGTTTGGTTTATAA
- a CDS encoding dimethylarginine dimethylaminohydrolase family protein: MTINLEYTDKVTKHTCENEFGVLKKVIVCPPTHMSIAEVINETQKHFLEDNIDETLATKQHRNFVQAMMENGVDVNSLPPSEEFPEQVFTRDIGFTLGDTVFVSNMGSDIRSGEETILKSWLDEQHLSYTPFSGYSVEGGDIIIDRDIVYIGISGRTSMKALEHINQSLSEYTVQPIPIDKSYLHLDCVFNVISPTEALVFSPALREEELNFLSKRYELIEVSKEEQFTMGTNVLSIGNKKIFSLPCNKQVNEQLRNRGYDVVEVDISEIIKSGGSFRCCTLPLLRGGI; the protein is encoded by the coding sequence ATGACAATTAATTTAGAATATACGGATAAGGTGACAAAACATACATGTGAAAATGAATTTGGAGTATTAAAAAAGGTGATTGTGTGTCCGCCAACTCATATGAGCATAGCGGAAGTGATTAACGAAACACAAAAACATTTCTTGGAAGATAATATTGATGAGACGTTGGCAACAAAGCAACATCGTAATTTTGTTCAAGCCATGATGGAAAATGGGGTCGATGTAAATAGTCTACCTCCAAGTGAAGAATTTCCAGAACAGGTTTTCACAAGAGATATCGGCTTTACCCTTGGAGATACCGTTTTTGTTTCGAATATGGGCAGTGATATTAGGTCCGGTGAAGAAACAATCCTAAAGTCGTGGCTAGATGAACAACACCTATCATATACACCTTTCTCAGGTTACAGTGTGGAAGGCGGAGATATCATCATTGACCGTGATATCGTGTACATTGGAATAAGTGGCAGAACAAGCATGAAGGCCTTGGAGCATATTAACCAATCCCTTTCAGAGTATACTGTTCAACCTATACCGATAGACAAATCATATCTCCATTTAGACTGTGTATTTAATGTCATTTCGCCGACAGAGGCATTGGTTTTCTCTCCTGCACTTAGGGAAGAAGAATTAAACTTCTTATCCAAAAGATATGAATTGATTGAAGTATCTAAAGAAGAACAATTCACGATGGGTACGAATGTATTGTCTATTGGCAATAAAAAGATTTTCAGTCTGCCGTGCAATAAACAAGTGAATGAGCAACTTCGCAACAGGGGCTATGATGTAGTGGAAGTAGATATTTCTGAGATCATCAAATCTGGTGGTTCGTTCAGATGTTGCACATTGCCATTGCTCAGAGGCGGAATATGA
- a CDS encoding type 1 glutamine amidotransferase domain-containing protein, with protein MKLHNKKVIQLVSDDFEDLELWYPVLRLREEGAEVVIAGEKAGTTYIGKYGVPIQSDISFHDANPADYDAILVPGGWSPDKLRRYEDILTMIRTMDEQKKPIGQICHAGWVLISAKILQGKKVTSTPGIKDDMINAGAEWVDEAVIVDGNIISSRRPPDLPDYMREFIRVLAD; from the coding sequence ATGAAATTACATAACAAAAAAGTAATCCAATTAGTAAGTGACGATTTTGAGGATTTAGAGCTTTGGTATCCGGTTTTACGTTTGCGAGAAGAAGGTGCAGAAGTAGTCATTGCAGGGGAAAAGGCAGGTACGACTTACATCGGAAAATATGGAGTGCCGATTCAATCCGATATTTCTTTTCACGATGCAAATCCAGCAGATTATGATGCCATCTTGGTTCCTGGAGGATGGTCGCCAGATAAACTTCGTAGATATGAAGATATACTTACCATGATTCGTACCATGGACGAACAAAAGAAACCAATCGGTCAAATTTGTCATGCAGGCTGGGTATTGATTTCAGCAAAAATACTTCAAGGGAAAAAAGTAACTAGTACACCTGGAATTAAAGACGATATGATAAACGCCGGAGCAGAGTGGGTCGATGAAGCCGTAATTGTCGACGGAAATATCATTTCCAGCAGAAGACCACCAGACCTTCCAGACTACATGAGAGAGTTCATCCGAGTGCTAGCCGACTAA
- a CDS encoding YihY/virulence factor BrkB family protein translates to MSRLVKFLKRLGLEMKKDRATGLAAEQAYYYMLSLFPLLVLALSIIPYLNMDPQKVIEFLQTMMPPETVAVFEENINEFVNKPNGGLLTFGILGTIWSASNGMNAFISAMNEAFNVEESRPFYLVRLLSIGLTIGLIFAFLIAFFLPVFGGIIIKQLESVIYIPGSTAIILNILRFIIAFFVIFTIIAVLYRIAPDIGKSFKQLLPGAIVATVIWQLVSLGFSFYVSNFGNYSATYGSLGGVIILMLWLFLTGLALVIGGEINAIYHKDRITTSSNKYHDEKFTAL, encoded by the coding sequence TTGTCACGACTCGTTAAATTCTTGAAAAGATTGGGTCTTGAAATGAAAAAAGACCGTGCAACTGGATTGGCAGCTGAACAGGCCTATTACTACATGCTATCATTATTTCCTTTGTTAGTGCTCGCATTATCCATTATTCCTTATTTGAATATGGATCCGCAAAAAGTGATAGAGTTCTTACAAACAATGATGCCACCGGAGACTGTTGCAGTATTCGAAGAAAATATCAATGAATTCGTAAATAAACCGAACGGAGGACTGTTGACCTTTGGAATACTCGGAACAATCTGGTCAGCCTCAAACGGGATGAACGCCTTTATCAGTGCGATGAATGAAGCGTTTAATGTTGAAGAAAGCAGGCCGTTCTATCTGGTAAGACTTCTCTCTATCGGGCTTACTATCGGATTGATTTTTGCTTTCCTTATTGCATTTTTCCTACCTGTCTTTGGTGGAATCATCATTAAACAGCTTGAATCGGTTATCTATATTCCAGGAAGTACAGCCATCATATTAAATATTCTTAGGTTTATCATTGCGTTTTTCGTAATATTTACGATTATTGCGGTTCTGTATCGCATTGCACCTGATATAGGTAAGTCATTTAAACAGTTATTACCAGGTGCAATAGTTGCAACAGTAATCTGGCAGCTTGTATCCTTGGGCTTTTCATTTTACGTTAGTAATTTTGGTAATTATTCCGCAACCTATGGAAGCCTGGGCGGGGTAATCATCTTGATGTTATGGTTATTTTTAACAGGTCTTGCCCTTGTCATCGGAGGCGAGATCAATGCCATCTATCATAAAGATCGGATTACTACCAGCTCGAATAAATATCACGATGAAAAATTCACAGCATTATAA
- a CDS encoding CAP domain-containing protein, with protein sequence MTKLLKVTVITAFALSLVVGCNNNATNNNDNMDNNNNTAFLDNDNGNGITHVRNDARGMGQSADVQEINNGYLTIDQNSFSTSIPSEKFPHVEKFQQEGPFAIYKFQQETPQGQQGQPAPAQPEQKQAPQGGQAAPPENQPAEEPADDNQQQAEESTEGISETEMKVIELTNAERRKNGLSDLKADASLSNVARDKSKDMQTNNYFSHTSPTHGSPFDMMRDYGISYNTAGENIAMGQRSPEEVVQAWMDSEGHRKNILTPDFTHIGVGYVEEGNYWTQMFIGK encoded by the coding sequence ATGACAAAACTTTTGAAAGTAACGGTAATTACTGCTTTTGCATTATCATTAGTGGTCGGTTGTAACAATAATGCAACTAACAACAATGATAATATGGATAATAACAACAACACGGCTTTTCTGGATAATGACAATGGCAATGGAATTACACATGTAAGAAACGATGCTCGAGGTATGGGCCAAAGTGCAGATGTGCAAGAAATCAACAATGGATACTTAACAATTGATCAAAACTCTTTCAGCACATCCATCCCAAGCGAAAAGTTCCCGCATGTTGAGAAATTCCAGCAAGAAGGACCATTTGCGATTTACAAGTTCCAACAGGAAACACCTCAGGGCCAACAAGGGCAACCTGCACCGGCTCAGCCAGAACAAAAACAAGCTCCACAAGGCGGGCAAGCTGCACCACCTGAAAATCAACCTGCAGAAGAACCTGCTGACGATAATCAACAGCAAGCTGAAGAATCAACAGAAGGTATTTCAGAAACAGAAATGAAAGTAATAGAACTTACAAATGCGGAGCGCCGCAAAAATGGATTATCAGACCTTAAAGCTGATGCTTCATTAAGCAACGTTGCTCGTGATAAGTCCAAAGATATGCAAACAAATAATTACTTTTCTCACACAAGTCCAACTCATGGATCACCATTCGATATGATGAGAGACTACGGTATTTCCTATAATACTGCCGGAGAAAATATTGCAATGGGTCAACGTTCTCCAGAAGAAGTGGTTCAAGCATGGATGGACAGTGAAGGGCACCGTAAAAATATTCTAACTCCAGATTTCACGCACATCGGTGTTGGTTATGTAGAAGAAGGCAACTATTGGACACAAATGTTTATCGGTAAATAA